The proteins below are encoded in one region of Gemmatimonadaceae bacterium:
- a CDS encoding pitrilysin family protein → MIVVGTAPAPRLRRPTLPNAWVRKGWLVSLALLPFASPAAAQHALSDITHRDSLANGMRVIVVENHAVPLATVDLVVKTGAMSQDTTDEGVPHLFEHMLFSGYRGIQQQSFQQDIGPLHAAYNGETQEELVSYYLTLPSQNVDHGMDILARLVREPHFEQDNLNRERMVVLDELGRDMSDPRTHLDQAVSRALWGAGWPQKDALGSALPLFAATPQRLDQIFHTYYVPNNSALVVTGDVSAPKVLSWAQSHFGGWKRRADPYVAHPVPRVPALAKSSATVVAADVPDVTILVEWQGPSATSQQGDTYAADVLSQLVSDEESEFQKRLVESGLFQSAGLGYNTQAHVGAIEFSGTTTVDHLAAALTVLQTELMLMGNASYFDQDALSIAAKRRRVAQSFELERGPSLAYEYADWWATSGLDYYMTYGDSLSTRTPADLQQFAQRYIVGHPFAIGVLVRPQDADKVNVMLQEYLQMAESAP, encoded by the coding sequence GTGATAGTCGTCGGAACCGCGCCGGCTCCCCGCCTGCGCCGCCCAACGTTGCCTAACGCTTGGGTCCGGAAGGGTTGGCTGGTCTCGCTCGCCCTGCTGCCGTTCGCGTCCCCCGCCGCCGCGCAACACGCGCTCAGCGACATCACGCATCGCGATTCCCTCGCCAACGGCATGCGCGTGATCGTCGTCGAGAATCACGCCGTGCCGTTGGCGACGGTCGACCTCGTGGTCAAGACCGGCGCCATGTCGCAGGACACCACCGACGAGGGCGTGCCGCACCTGTTCGAGCACATGTTGTTCAGCGGCTATCGCGGCATCCAGCAACAGAGCTTTCAGCAGGACATCGGGCCGCTGCACGCCGCGTACAACGGCGAGACGCAGGAAGAGCTCGTGTCGTACTATCTCACGCTCCCCTCGCAGAACGTCGATCACGGGATGGACATCCTCGCCCGCCTGGTGCGCGAGCCGCATTTCGAGCAGGACAATCTGAACAGAGAGCGGATGGTCGTGCTCGACGAATTGGGCCGCGACATGTCCGACCCGCGCACGCATCTCGACCAGGCCGTCTCCCGCGCGCTGTGGGGCGCCGGGTGGCCGCAGAAGGACGCGCTCGGATCGGCGCTGCCGCTGTTCGCCGCCACGCCTCAGCGGCTCGATCAGATTTTCCACACCTACTACGTGCCTAACAACTCGGCGCTGGTGGTGACCGGCGACGTGTCCGCACCCAAGGTGCTCTCCTGGGCCCAGTCGCACTTCGGCGGGTGGAAGCGGCGTGCGGATCCGTACGTGGCGCATCCCGTGCCCAGGGTGCCGGCGCTTGCCAAGTCGAGCGCGACCGTCGTCGCCGCCGACGTCCCGGATGTCACGATCCTCGTCGAATGGCAGGGGCCGAGCGCGACGTCGCAACAAGGCGACACGTACGCGGCCGATGTGCTGTCGCAGCTCGTGAGCGACGAGGAGTCGGAGTTCCAGAAGCGGTTGGTCGAGTCCGGTCTGTTTCAGAGCGCGGGGCTGGGTTACAACACGCAAGCGCACGTCGGGGCCATCGAGTTTTCGGGCACGACGACGGTGGATCATCTCGCGGCTGCGCTCACGGTGCTGCAGACCGAGCTGATGTTGATGGGTAATGCGTCGTACTTCGATCAGGATGCGCTGTCGATCGCGGCGAAGCGGCGCCGGGTGGCGCAGTCGTTCGAGCTCGAGCGCGGGCCGAGTCTGGCCTACGAGTACGCGGATTGGTGGGCCACGAGCGGACTCGATTATTACATGACCTACGGGGACAGCCTGTCGACGCGGACGCCGGCGGATCTGCAGCAGTTCGCCCAACGATACATCGTCGGGCATCCGTTCGCGATCGGCGTGCTCGTGCGGCCGCAGGACGCGGACAAGGTGAACGTGATGCTGCAGGAATACCTTCAGATGGCGGAGAGCGCTCCATGA
- the fabF gene encoding beta-ketoacyl-ACP synthase II — MSERAPTPSQSDAGVRRAVVTGMGAITPVGNTVRESWDALLRGVSGAAPITRFDASALATRFACEVKGFDPAAHLDRKLAGRTDRYSQFALVAADEAVKDAGLSPGDMPSPERDRVGVFLGTGVGGIETFEAQALIFAKSGPRRLSPFFIPMMIPNMASGLIAMRYGFRGPGHAVSSACATGNHALADALAAIQLGHADVVLAGGSEAAVCALGIGGFDAMRALSTRNDSPQTASRPFDATRDGFVLGEGAGVLVVESLEHARRRGARIYAELCAVGAAADAYHMTAPDPEGTGVRLAMRRALDESGIPAEAVDTINMHATSTPLGDEAESAAVRRLFGAHADALVATSTKSMTGHLLGAAGAVEAIWSVLAIVHGVVPPTINVEQRDPACDISLALGAAVRRPVRVALNNAFGFGGHDTCAVFRALDA; from the coding sequence ATGAGCGAGCGAGCGCCGACACCTTCCCAAAGCGATGCCGGCGTTCGCCGTGCGGTTGTGACCGGTATGGGCGCGATCACGCCGGTCGGAAACACCGTTCGAGAATCCTGGGACGCCTTGCTTCGCGGCGTGAGCGGCGCCGCGCCGATCACTCGGTTCGACGCGTCGGCGCTGGCCACGCGCTTCGCGTGCGAGGTAAAGGGATTCGACCCGGCTGCGCACCTCGACCGGAAGCTCGCCGGCCGAACGGACCGGTACTCGCAGTTTGCGCTGGTTGCGGCCGATGAAGCGGTGAAGGACGCGGGTCTGTCGCCGGGCGACATGCCGTCCCCGGAGCGCGATCGCGTCGGCGTCTTCCTGGGTACCGGCGTGGGCGGGATCGAGACCTTCGAGGCGCAGGCGTTGATCTTCGCCAAGAGCGGTCCTCGGCGTCTGTCACCGTTTTTCATCCCGATGATGATTCCGAACATGGCGTCAGGGCTCATCGCGATGCGCTACGGGTTTCGGGGGCCGGGACATGCCGTGTCATCGGCGTGCGCGACGGGCAACCACGCCCTTGCCGACGCGCTGGCCGCGATCCAACTCGGCCACGCCGACGTGGTGCTCGCCGGCGGCAGCGAGGCGGCGGTGTGCGCGTTAGGCATCGGCGGCTTCGACGCGATGCGCGCGCTGTCCACCCGCAACGACAGTCCGCAGACGGCGAGCCGTCCGTTCGACGCCACGCGCGACGGGTTCGTGTTGGGCGAAGGGGCCGGCGTGCTGGTGGTCGAATCGCTCGAGCACGCCCGGCGGCGCGGCGCGCGCATCTACGCCGAGTTGTGCGCGGTGGGTGCGGCGGCCGACGCGTATCACATGACCGCGCCCGACCCCGAGGGCACCGGCGTCCGTCTGGCCATGCGCCGGGCGCTCGACGAGAGCGGGATTCCGGCGGAGGCGGTGGACACGATCAACATGCACGCGACGTCGACTCCGTTAGGCGACGAGGCGGAGTCGGCCGCGGTGCGCCGGTTGTTCGGCGCGCACGCCGACGCGCTGGTCGCGACCTCGACCAAGAGCATGACCGGCCACTTGCTGGGCGCCGCGGGCGCCGTCGAGGCCATCTGGAGCGTGCTGGCGATCGTGCACGGGGTCGTGCCGCCGACGATCAACGTCGAGCAACGCGACCCCGCGTGCGACATCTCGCTTGCGTTAGGCGCCGCCGTGCGGCGGCCGGTGCGCGTGGCCCTCAACAACGCGTTCGGCTTCGGCGGCCACGATACGTGCGCCGTCTTTCGCGCCCTCGACGCCTAA
- the serA gene encoding phosphoglycerate dehydrogenase, translating into MSAQWRVLVADAIDRSALGPLTEDTRFEVVDAPGLSGDRLAGAMEDVDAVLVRSATKITRDSLARAGRLSVIGRAGVGVDTIDVDAATERGIAVLTAPSGNTISAAELTFALLLALVRRVAAADRSMKSGAWDRKTFTGTELYGKTLGLVGAGRIGSEVARRARAFGMRVVAFDPYLAADRAAELEIELAPLEQVVERADAITVHVPLTDATHGLLDAAMLARAKRGAVVVNCARGGILDEHALIDALRERRLAGAALDVYEQEPLPADHPLRLLDNVLLTPHLGASTAEAQRNVALEIADAVRAALADGDLSRAVNAPAVGGDDMRRAGPLLALGATLGVVAAALADGPVQEVEVTLAGSAPRLLRPLVPCVLVGVLRSTLGAARVNFVNAAWLAKGRGITVTQAQREQHADGGDRVEVRVRAGDAVTLAAGTLVGRRPRLVRIGDYRLDVEPRGTLIVLRNRDVPGVIGRVGTLLGAAGINIGEYHQSRLGAGGEALAVLNVDAPLVPAVLDDLRALPGVTDVRQVEVGDGVAVR; encoded by the coding sequence GTGAGCGCGCAGTGGCGGGTGCTCGTCGCCGACGCGATCGACCGCTCTGCGTTAGGCCCGCTCACCGAGGACACGCGGTTCGAGGTCGTCGATGCGCCCGGCCTGTCCGGCGACCGCCTCGCCGGCGCCATGGAAGACGTGGATGCCGTGCTCGTCCGCAGCGCCACGAAAATCACCCGCGACTCCCTCGCCCGCGCCGGGCGCTTGAGCGTCATCGGCCGTGCGGGCGTCGGCGTCGACACCATCGACGTCGACGCCGCCACGGAGCGCGGGATTGCCGTCCTCACGGCGCCATCGGGCAACACCATTTCGGCCGCCGAGCTCACGTTTGCGCTGCTGCTGGCGCTGGTGCGGCGCGTCGCCGCCGCCGACCGGTCGATGAAGTCGGGCGCCTGGGACCGGAAGACGTTCACCGGCACCGAGCTCTACGGCAAGACGTTAGGCCTGGTCGGCGCGGGCCGCATCGGCAGCGAGGTCGCGCGCCGGGCGCGCGCGTTCGGCATGCGCGTCGTCGCCTTCGATCCCTATCTCGCGGCCGACCGCGCCGCGGAGCTCGAGATCGAGTTGGCGCCGCTCGAGCAGGTCGTGGAGCGCGCGGACGCGATCACCGTGCACGTGCCCCTCACCGACGCGACACACGGACTGCTCGACGCGGCGATGCTCGCGCGCGCCAAGCGCGGCGCCGTGGTCGTGAACTGCGCGCGCGGGGGCATCCTCGATGAGCACGCGTTGATCGATGCGCTCCGCGAGCGCCGGCTGGCCGGCGCGGCGCTCGACGTCTACGAGCAGGAACCGCTGCCGGCCGACCATCCGCTGCGCCTGCTCGACAACGTCCTGCTCACACCGCACCTCGGCGCATCCACGGCGGAGGCGCAGCGCAACGTGGCGCTCGAGATTGCGGATGCGGTGCGCGCCGCGCTCGCCGACGGCGACCTCTCGCGGGCGGTCAACGCACCGGCGGTCGGCGGCGACGACATGCGCCGGGCCGGCCCGCTGCTCGCGCTGGGCGCGACGTTAGGCGTGGTCGCGGCCGCGCTCGCCGACGGTCCGGTGCAGGAGGTGGAAGTCACCCTCGCCGGCAGCGCACCGCGGCTGCTGCGGCCCCTGGTGCCGTGCGTGCTCGTCGGCGTGCTGCGGTCCACGTTAGGCGCGGCGCGCGTCAATTTCGTGAACGCCGCCTGGCTGGCGAAGGGACGCGGCATCACGGTCACGCAGGCGCAACGCGAACAGCACGCCGACGGCGGCGACCGCGTGGAGGTCCGCGTGCGCGCCGGCGACGCCGTCACGCTGGCCGCGGGCACGCTGGTGGGACGGCGCCCGCGGCTCGTGCGGATCGGCGACTATCGTCTGGACGTCGAGCCGCGCGGCACGCTGATCGTGCTGCGCAACCGCGATGTGCCGGGCGTCATCGGCCGCGTGGGCACGTTGTTAGGCGCGGCCGGCATCAACATCGGCGAGTATCACCAGTCGCGCCTGGGCGCCGGCGGCGAAGCGCTGGCAGTGCTCAACGTCGATGCGCCGCTCGTCCCGGCGGTGCTGGACGACCTCCGCGCCCTGCCCGGCGTGACCGACGTCAGGCAGGTGGAGGTCGGCGACGGCGTTGCCGTCCGTTAG
- a CDS encoding DUF3891 family protein: MIVREAGSTRILITQPDHAALARRIMDRWTDEELAQSPRRQDILHAVEHHDDGWIEVDRAPIVDHATGALLDFITAPIPVRQGIWPRGVGLLASRPYAAALVAQHALHVYRRYRQEPAWSAFFAEMESLRAHHLRAAGPATLDALLSDYRWLRTGDILSLAFCNGWTEVQHDERGGAAHLVGDRLVLTPDPFAGGAVPLAVPGRQLPNAPFASPAAAEQAYARAPATTLTGVAAGA, translated from the coding sequence ATGATCGTTCGCGAAGCAGGCTCGACGCGGATCTTGATCACGCAGCCGGACCACGCGGCGCTCGCCCGTCGCATCATGGACCGCTGGACGGACGAGGAGCTCGCACAATCGCCGCGCCGGCAGGACATCCTGCACGCAGTCGAGCACCACGACGACGGCTGGATCGAGGTGGACCGTGCACCAATCGTGGATCACGCGACCGGTGCGCTGCTCGACTTCATCACGGCGCCGATCCCGGTGCGGCAAGGCATCTGGCCGCGTGGCGTTGGGCTGCTCGCGTCCCGACCGTATGCCGCGGCGCTGGTGGCGCAGCACGCGCTCCACGTCTATCGGCGGTATCGCCAGGAGCCCGCGTGGTCGGCGTTTTTCGCCGAGATGGAATCGCTGCGCGCACACCACCTGCGGGCGGCGGGGCCGGCCACGCTGGACGCGCTGCTCTCCGATTATCGCTGGCTGCGAACGGGAGACATTCTATCGCTCGCCTTTTGCAACGGATGGACCGAGGTGCAGCACGACGAGCGCGGCGGCGCGGCCCACCTGGTGGGCGACCGGTTGGTGCTGACGCCGGATCCGTTCGCCGGCGGCGCCGTTCCGCTCGCCGTCCCCGGCCGCCAGCTGCCTAACGCACCGTTCGCGTCGCCCGCGGCCGCCGAGCAGGCGTATGCAAGAGCGCCGGCGACGACTCTCACGGGAGTCGCCGCCGGCGCCTAA
- a CDS encoding ubiquitin-like small modifier protein 1 — protein sequence MPLVVAIPGPLQPYAGGRAVVELRERCDTVGDALEALGEQYPGVRDRVLTEQGDVRQHLNVFVDEDNVRFALGLATPVSPESRVTILPAVSGG from the coding sequence GTGCCGCTGGTGGTCGCGATTCCCGGTCCGCTGCAGCCCTACGCCGGCGGCCGTGCCGTGGTGGAGCTGCGCGAGCGGTGCGACACGGTCGGCGACGCGCTGGAAGCGTTAGGCGAGCAGTATCCTGGCGTGCGCGACCGGGTCCTCACGGAGCAGGGCGACGTGCGGCAGCACCTGAACGTGTTCGTCGATGAAGACAACGTGCGCTTTGCGCTGGGATTGGCGACGCCGGTCTCGCCGGAAAGTCGGGTGACGATTCTGCCCGCGGTGAGCGGCGGCTGA
- a CDS encoding insulinase family protein, whose product MTRAHWLARSGAACVAALACYSLGGCASARPEQKLQVATATGRLVPLDSVTVAYTVGGLQVIQRANYANDVVAVHLYLLGGRRQLTEGTQGIEALLLRTSKYGTAKYPGDATRKAWARTGSDFDIDASDDWTEVGFRAVTADFDSSWSVFAERVMHPTLAPASVALVRDQMRSAVHQRLISPDGYLRLLSDSVTFHGRAYGYEPYGTEQSLGALDSAALATYERMQVVTSRMLLVVVGNVSREAVERAAGATLATLPRGDYVWSLPQDSAAPPVPVVMRERPVATNYVLGVFEGPPASAKDYAAFRVATALLSSRVGDMVRDQRRLSYAAYAPFTDRGISAGGVYFSTASPAHVLPLVKDQIKWVEHVPTDSIDMPYFTAGFIFDYLASNSTDDAQADFLARAQLYQGDYRKASDAMEELRNVTTGDVRSAGKRYFSRIQFVYVGDTTRVSRKDFSTF is encoded by the coding sequence ATGACGCGCGCCCACTGGTTGGCCCGGAGCGGCGCGGCCTGCGTCGCCGCGCTCGCGTGCTATTCGTTAGGCGGGTGCGCCAGCGCGCGGCCCGAGCAGAAGCTGCAAGTGGCGACGGCGACCGGCCGGCTCGTGCCGCTGGACAGCGTGACCGTCGCCTACACTGTCGGCGGCCTGCAGGTCATCCAGCGCGCCAACTACGCGAACGATGTGGTGGCGGTCCACCTGTATCTGCTGGGCGGACGGCGCCAGCTCACCGAAGGGACGCAGGGGATCGAGGCGCTACTGCTGCGCACGTCGAAATACGGCACGGCCAAGTATCCCGGTGATGCGACGCGCAAGGCCTGGGCGCGCACGGGCAGCGACTTCGACATCGATGCCTCCGACGATTGGACGGAAGTCGGCTTTCGCGCGGTGACGGCGGATTTCGACTCGAGCTGGAGCGTGTTCGCGGAGCGCGTCATGCACCCGACGCTCGCGCCGGCATCGGTTGCGCTGGTGCGGGATCAGATGCGATCGGCGGTGCACCAGCGGCTCATCAGTCCCGACGGGTATCTGCGGCTGCTCTCGGACAGCGTGACCTTCCACGGCCGCGCCTACGGCTACGAGCCGTACGGCACGGAGCAATCGTTAGGCGCGCTCGACTCGGCGGCGCTGGCGACGTACGAGCGGATGCAGGTGGTGACGTCGCGCATGCTGCTCGTGGTGGTCGGCAACGTGAGCCGCGAGGCGGTGGAGCGGGCCGCGGGCGCCACGCTGGCGACGCTGCCCCGAGGCGACTACGTGTGGTCGCTGCCGCAGGACTCCGCGGCGCCGCCGGTGCCGGTGGTGATGCGCGAGCGCCCGGTGGCAACGAACTACGTGCTCGGCGTGTTCGAGGGGCCGCCGGCATCGGCCAAGGATTACGCGGCCTTCCGCGTGGCGACGGCGCTGTTGTCGTCCCGCGTCGGCGACATGGTGCGCGACCAGCGCCGGCTCAGCTACGCCGCCTACGCGCCGTTCACCGATCGCGGCATCTCGGCCGGCGGCGTATACTTCTCGACGGCGTCGCCGGCGCACGTGCTGCCGTTAGTCAAGGACCAGATCAAGTGGGTGGAGCACGTGCCGACCGACTCCATCGACATGCCGTACTTCACGGCCGGCTTCATCTTCGACTATCTCGCGTCCAACAGCACGGACGATGCGCAGGCGGATTTCCTCGCGCGCGCCCAATTGTATCAGGGCGACTATCGCAAGGCATCGGACGCGATGGAAGAGCTGCGCAACGTGACCACCGGCGACGTGCGCAGCGCCGGCAAGCGCTATTTCTCGCGTATCCAGTTCGTCTACGTGGGCGACACGACGCGCGTGTCGCGCAAGGACTTCTCGACGTTCTAA
- a CDS encoding DinB family protein yields MAKTQKKKRSPARTGRRSTAKRARSSTRPSRTRSAAEPTDVAFREELVSVLRGGHAHAAYEDVVANMPAALRGQRPNGAPYSPWMILEHIRIAFWDILEFSRNPSHVSPDFPSEYWPADPNPPNANAWNDSIARHRADREAFERLVRDPASDLYTPFAHGSGQTLVREVLVAATHTSYHLGELVVLRRLLGAWPG; encoded by the coding sequence ATGGCCAAGACACAGAAGAAGAAGCGGTCGCCGGCGCGCACCGGCCGGCGCTCGACGGCAAAGCGTGCGCGATCCAGCACTCGGCCCTCGCGCACCCGGAGCGCCGCCGAGCCGACCGACGTCGCTTTCCGCGAGGAACTGGTGTCGGTGCTGCGGGGCGGCCACGCACACGCAGCGTACGAGGATGTGGTGGCGAACATGCCCGCCGCCCTGCGAGGGCAGCGTCCTAACGGAGCGCCGTACTCGCCGTGGATGATCCTGGAGCACATCCGCATCGCCTTCTGGGACATACTCGAGTTCAGCCGCAATCCGTCGCACGTGTCGCCGGACTTTCCGAGCGAGTACTGGCCGGCGGACCCAAATCCGCCGAACGCGAACGCGTGGAACGACAGCATCGCGCGCCACCGCGCGGACCGCGAGGCGTTCGAGCGGCTGGTGCGCGATCCGGCGAGCGACCTCTACACGCCGTTCGCCCACGGTTCGGGGCAGACCCTGGTGCGCGAAGTCCTGGTGGCGGCGACGCATACGTCGTATCACCTCGGGGAGTTGGTGGTGCTGCGCCGGCTGCTCGGCGCCTGGCCGGGCTGA
- a CDS encoding ABC transporter substrate-binding protein: MRVVSLLASGTEIVCALGASDMLVGRSHECDNPDWVRSLPSCSSPAFDVSGSSREIDAEVRRRMHAGEPLYIIHTDLITALRPDVVIAQTHCEVCAVTPNDVQRDGACLDPRQMVALSAFSLDDISGSILAVAERLGLAERGRAVVAAERARLDAVRAATAHRPRPDVALLEWTDPLFVMGNWMPEVVMAAGGTPLLAHPGDYSSATTFECVRDADPDVVIVAPCGFPLARALAERHVLESYPGWRDLRAVRDGSVVIADGNRFFNRSGMTVSRTAEMVAEMLHGVCIGESSHGSWWRWLDRDAS; the protein is encoded by the coding sequence ATGCGCGTCGTCTCGCTCCTCGCCAGCGGAACGGAGATCGTCTGCGCACTCGGCGCCAGCGACATGCTGGTTGGCCGCTCGCACGAGTGCGACAACCCGGACTGGGTGCGATCGCTGCCGTCGTGCAGCTCGCCTGCCTTCGACGTCTCGGGCTCGAGCCGCGAGATCGACGCCGAAGTGAGGCGCCGGATGCACGCCGGCGAGCCGCTGTACATCATCCACACGGATCTGATCACCGCGCTTCGGCCGGACGTCGTGATTGCCCAGACGCACTGCGAGGTGTGCGCGGTCACGCCTAACGATGTGCAGCGCGACGGCGCGTGCCTGGATCCGCGGCAGATGGTGGCGCTGTCCGCGTTCTCGCTGGACGACATCTCCGGCAGCATCCTTGCCGTCGCCGAGCGGTTGGGTCTCGCCGAGCGCGGACGGGCGGTGGTTGCCGCCGAGCGTGCGCGCCTCGACGCCGTGCGCGCCGCGACCGCCCACCGGCCTCGGCCTGACGTTGCGCTGTTGGAGTGGACGGACCCGCTGTTCGTCATGGGCAACTGGATGCCCGAAGTCGTGATGGCGGCCGGCGGGACGCCGCTCCTCGCGCACCCGGGCGACTATTCCTCGGCCACGACGTTCGAGTGCGTGCGCGATGCGGATCCCGATGTCGTCATCGTCGCGCCGTGCGGGTTTCCGCTCGCGCGCGCGCTCGCCGAGCGTCACGTGCTCGAGAGTTATCCGGGGTGGCGCGACCTGCGCGCCGTGCGCGATGGATCGGTCGTCATCGCCGATGGCAACCGCTTCTTCAATCGGTCGGGCATGACGGTATCGCGCACCGCCGAGATGGTGGCCGAGATGCTCCACGGCGTGTGCATCGGCGAATCATCGCACGGCAGCTGGTGGCGCTGGCTCGATCGCGACGCATCGTGA